One Nitrospirota bacterium genomic window carries:
- a CDS encoding molybdopterin-dependent oxidoreductase, which produces MAKQQKRYGMLINLDRCIGCYACQVTCKAEYGLPFGTFRCRVETYQSGTFPDIKKVFLPRLCNHCDKAPCIEECKEKALFKNQDGVVVLNKLNCTGCQMCGEKCPYNAIDINTLTGQSEKCDFCYERIIKGLQPVCVQSCMGKAFMFGDINDPKSDISVELARHPLKVLNPELGTNPSIFYIFKGYAGNTPLKDNVTAGGHPTRRVKVPEPEAQSEGAAKLIYTSDAMCPSECGITVLVEDGVAKKIYGNPHSLINNGAFCAKGASGLQLTYSPDRVKTPLIRTGERGEDKWKEITWEEASDYIAKKLIEIKHKYGAEAVFLDCGDVTDREAYYRLFHAYGTPNTYNHGSICDPNRRWGQGLMLGDERPLPDVQRPVLMRNDDNEMYLKDRHDAKLILNIGVNPFVATRYNYMSKGIVGAKEENGCVYIVVDPAHTSSAAHADRWLPIIPGTDAALLAGMLYYIILNDAGQKYIAHNFIKNYSIGWEEFRNEFLSYTEMADPSNGLHFFTPEWTAEKTGISAEDIKKISHLFGSTKPAAIEIGMHGTAHHTNGDVTSILSTTLCLITGNIDVPGGLVFVDSLKPRRGSKTTGKQFLEKEVIKKIGDSDVSAKLSELHKDLFGDYPAAWKGVLTDLPQKIRDGVKLKHGPFKDHSYPVKAFITRAGNPVITAGSTPDWTDALTRKKENNILPFNKWGLGEILDEYQLELMVFIDTHITETGKYADIILPEAGFLERMGVSDVYTMGPEIAIRDQAIKPLHGSKTPFEIMITLSEALARNGDPDIRQEDFHGKYKNEEDFINEILSDAPAFYNYGEPLPYPGLPEGSLIIGAPDNPKAVWGRKVIKEGEPLTVDWLRKHHGVAVWPASYHRYKKLDGFPSGVYPKTASRKFEFKFSYLENINNKFDSKFPVTFYWRDCKWNPKNPAFKEICEEYPFQLISGRVHYSMTMTTICPYLAETETECMKRLNDGSHSIPVLAFNKSDGAKLDLKTGDIVALETSFKKQVRGKVFLTEEIMPGVIKTAFGPGDKKIYGPGLINKAPEDTPNINQCFDPENISPFTGMPGFGDIMVKVVKEP; this is translated from the coding sequence ATGGCAAAACAGCAGAAGCGATACGGGATGCTGATCAACCTCGACAGATGCATCGGATGCTATGCCTGCCAGGTGACGTGCAAGGCTGAATACGGTCTCCCATTTGGTACATTCCGCTGCCGTGTCGAGACTTACCAGTCGGGAACTTTCCCTGACATTAAAAAAGTTTTTCTCCCCCGCCTTTGCAACCACTGTGACAAGGCGCCGTGCATCGAAGAGTGCAAAGAGAAGGCCCTTTTCAAAAATCAGGACGGGGTTGTAGTTTTAAATAAACTCAATTGCACCGGCTGTCAGATGTGCGGTGAGAAATGCCCCTACAACGCAATCGATATAAATACGCTCACAGGGCAGTCCGAGAAATGCGACTTCTGCTATGAAAGAATAATAAAAGGACTTCAGCCTGTCTGTGTGCAGAGCTGCATGGGAAAGGCCTTTATGTTCGGCGACATAAATGATCCGAAGAGCGATATATCAGTCGAGTTGGCAAGACATCCGTTGAAAGTCCTCAATCCCGAACTCGGGACCAATCCCTCGATCTTTTATATCTTCAAGGGCTATGCAGGCAACACACCTCTAAAAGATAACGTGACAGCAGGCGGGCATCCCACACGTCGCGTCAAAGTCCCGGAGCCGGAAGCACAATCCGAAGGCGCGGCAAAATTGATCTACACATCAGACGCCATGTGCCCGTCCGAATGCGGGATTACCGTGCTTGTAGAAGACGGTGTTGCAAAAAAAATATACGGCAATCCCCATTCCCTGATAAACAACGGGGCCTTCTGCGCGAAAGGCGCCTCAGGGCTTCAGCTTACTTACTCTCCTGACAGGGTCAAGACCCCTCTCATCAGGACCGGTGAAAGAGGAGAGGACAAATGGAAAGAGATCACCTGGGAAGAGGCCTCTGACTATATCGCCAAAAAGTTGATCGAGATAAAACATAAATACGGGGCGGAGGCGGTATTTTTAGACTGCGGCGACGTTACCGACAGGGAGGCGTATTACAGGCTGTTTCACGCGTACGGCACGCCGAACACATACAATCACGGGAGCATTTGCGATCCAAACCGCAGATGGGGACAGGGACTAATGTTAGGAGATGAAAGGCCGCTGCCTGACGTTCAGAGGCCTGTCCTCATGAGAAACGATGACAATGAAATGTATCTCAAAGACAGGCATGACGCAAAGCTCATCCTGAACATAGGCGTCAATCCTTTTGTGGCGACAAGATACAATTACATGTCAAAGGGCATTGTCGGGGCAAAGGAAGAAAACGGCTGCGTGTATATTGTAGTTGATCCAGCACATACCAGTTCCGCCGCACACGCGGACAGATGGCTTCCCATAATACCGGGGACGGACGCGGCGCTGCTTGCGGGGATGCTATATTACATCATCCTGAATGATGCGGGGCAGAAATACATTGCCCATAATTTTATAAAAAATTACTCCATAGGCTGGGAGGAATTCAGAAATGAATTTCTCTCGTACACGGAAATGGCAGACCCCTCAAACGGTTTACATTTCTTTACCCCTGAATGGACTGCGGAGAAGACGGGCATTTCAGCGGAGGACATAAAAAAGATATCACACCTGTTCGGCAGTACGAAGCCGGCTGCGATTGAGATAGGGATGCACGGCACAGCGCACCATACAAACGGTGATGTTACGTCAATACTTTCCACTACGCTCTGCCTGATAACAGGCAACATTGACGTGCCCGGCGGGCTGGTGTTTGTTGATTCCCTGAAACCAAGGCGTGGAAGCAAAACAACAGGGAAGCAATTCCTTGAAAAGGAGGTCATCAAAAAGATCGGCGACAGTGATGTTTCAGCTAAACTTTCTGAGCTTCATAAAGACCTCTTCGGGGATTACCCAGCCGCATGGAAAGGCGTGCTGACAGACCTGCCGCAGAAGATCAGGGACGGCGTAAAGCTCAAACACGGCCCGTTCAAAGATCATTCCTATCCGGTAAAGGCATTCATAACAAGGGCAGGCAATCCTGTAATAACCGCGGGCAGCACGCCTGACTGGACCGATGCATTGACCCGGAAAAAGGAAAACAATATTCTCCCCTTCAATAAATGGGGGCTTGGGGAAATATTGGATGAATATCAGCTTGAGCTGATGGTCTTCATTGATACACACATCACGGAGACGGGTAAATACGCTGACATTATTTTGCCCGAAGCGGGCTTTCTTGAAAGGATGGGGGTGAGCGATGTTTATACCATGGGCCCTGAGATCGCGATAAGAGACCAGGCCATCAAACCGCTGCATGGATCAAAGACGCCTTTTGAAATAATGATCACCCTTTCTGAAGCGCTCGCAAGAAACGGCGACCCGGATATCAGGCAGGAAGACTTCCACGGGAAATACAAAAACGAGGAAGATTTTATAAATGAAATACTTTCCGATGCGCCTGCATTTTACAATTACGGCGAGCCTCTCCCTTATCCCGGTCTTCCCGAAGGAAGTTTGATAATCGGCGCGCCGGACAATCCAAAAGCAGTGTGGGGCAGAAAGGTAATAAAAGAAGGGGAACCCCTCACAGTTGACTGGCTCAGGAAACATCACGGTGTCGCGGTTTGGCCCGCAAGCTATCACAGGTATAAAAAACTGGACGGCTTCCCGTCAGGCGTATATCCGAAGACCGCTTCAAGGAAATTTGAATTTAAATTCTCTTATCTTGAAAACATAAATAATAAATTCGATTCAAAATTCCCCGTTACATTCTACTGGCGTGACTGCAAATGGAACCCGAAGAACCCCGCCTTTAAAGAAATATGCGAAGAATATCCCTTCCAGTTAATAAGCGGCAGGGTCCACTATTCAATGACCATGACGACAATATGCCCGTACCTTGCCGAGACAGAGACCGAATGCATGAAAAGGTTGAATGACGGAAGCCACTCAATCCCTGTTCTGGCTTTCAACAAATCCGACGGCGCGAAACTGGACTTAAAGACAGGAGACATTGTTGCACTTGAGACGTCCTTCAAAAAACAGGTGAGGGGAAAAGTTTTTCTCACTGAAGAAATAATGCCGGGAGTAATTAAAACCGCCTTCGGCCCCGGAGACAAAAAGATCTACGGCCCCGGCCTGATCAATAAGGCCCCGGAAGACACCCCGAATATCAACCAATGCTTTGACCCTGAGAATATTTCACCCTTCACAGGGATGCCGGGATTTGGGGACATCATGGTGAAGGTTGTTAAAGAACCTTGA
- a CDS encoding histidinol-phosphate transaminase, which yields MIHTPEHIKSLKPYVPGKPMEELEREFGITGAIKLASNENPLGPSPLALRALREGMKGLNRYPDGSCYYLRQALSEKLKVRPEEILFGNGSNEIIELAVRTFLNPGDEAVMAHPSFVVYSTIVQAAQGRNVIVPLKDRRHDLPEMALAITGRTKIVFIANPNNPTGTIITKEEMDAFMEKVPEGVLVIVDEAYYEYVSSPDYADSMKYFRANRDILVLRTFSKIYGLAGLRIGYGTANSAIITEMNKVRQPFNINSLAQKAALEALKDEGHIAKTKRTNEKGKKYLCKELKALKLDYVPTEANFIYVPLKDNTSVQLYNDLLKEGVIVRPMGPDAVRITIGLPEENKRLIEALRKIQSYEL from the coding sequence ATGATACACACACCTGAACACATAAAAAGCCTCAAGCCGTATGTCCCCGGCAAGCCCATGGAAGAGCTGGAAAGGGAGTTTGGGATCACAGGCGCGATCAAGCTTGCGTCCAATGAAAATCCTCTTGGTCCGTCGCCTCTTGCGCTCAGGGCCCTGCGGGAAGGCATGAAAGGTTTGAACAGGTACCCGGACGGAAGCTGTTATTATCTCAGGCAGGCGTTGTCGGAGAAATTAAAGGTCAGACCCGAAGAGATATTATTCGGCAACGGCTCCAATGAAATCATCGAGCTGGCAGTCAGGACCTTTCTCAATCCCGGAGATGAAGCGGTAATGGCGCATCCGTCTTTTGTAGTATATTCGACAATTGTGCAGGCGGCACAAGGCAGGAATGTGATTGTCCCGCTTAAAGACCGGCGGCATGACCTTCCTGAAATGGCGTTGGCGATAACAGGCAGGACGAAGATTGTTTTTATCGCAAACCCGAACAATCCCACCGGCACGATCATTACGAAAGAAGAGATGGATGCTTTTATGGAGAAGGTCCCCGAAGGGGTCCTTGTAATTGTTGACGAGGCGTATTATGAATATGTCTCTTCACCGGATTACGCGGACAGCATGAAATATTTCAGGGCGAACAGGGACATTCTTGTCCTCAGGACATTTTCTAAAATATACGGACTTGCGGGGCTGAGGATTGGATACGGGACCGCGAACTCAGCGATCATTACTGAGATGAACAAGGTGCGCCAGCCTTTTAACATTAACTCTCTTGCGCAGAAGGCCGCCCTTGAAGCTCTGAAAGATGAAGGGCATATTGCAAAGACAAAGCGGACAAATGAAAAAGGAAAGAAATATCTCTGTAAAGAACTCAAGGCGCTGAAGCTTGATTATGTTCCTACAGAGGCGAATTTTATTTATGTCCCTTTGAAAGATAATACATCCGTCCAGTTGTACAACGACCTTCTCAAAGAAGGAGTTATTGTAAGGCCGATGGGGCCTGACGCAGTGCGTATCACGATAGGGCTCCCTGAGGAGAACAAGAGACTGATAGAGGCATTAAGGAAGATCCAGAGTTATGAATTATGA
- a CDS encoding prephenate dehydrogenase, whose translation MKSGMKINFKHIAIIGVGLIGGSFAMALKKQGFKGRITGLGRNRKNLIKAKKLGVIDDYSTDYAEGIKDADLVLLAVPVGQFERIVKSIRGSMKKGAIVADVGSVKAQIVKKIGPLMPEGVHFVGAHPIAGKECSGISCASADLFKNARCIITPGLKTNKAALNKVVSLWKNLGSRTLFMSPEEHDLIFAAVSHLPHVAAYGLVNSIMKLDDNILHHGGKGLRDMTRIALSPSELWRDICAYNKKNILKTLKKLSSSITHITGLIETSDWTALEKEFEKAKEARETLESD comes from the coding sequence ATGAAATCAGGCATGAAGATAAACTTTAAACACATTGCGATAATCGGGGTTGGACTCATCGGCGGCTCCTTTGCCATGGCCCTTAAGAAGCAGGGATTCAAGGGCAGGATAACCGGCCTCGGCAGGAACAGGAAAAATTTAATCAAGGCGAAGAAGCTTGGTGTCATAGACGATTATTCCACGGATTACGCGGAGGGAATTAAAGACGCTGACCTAGTCCTGCTTGCGGTACCCGTGGGCCAGTTCGAGAGGATTGTAAAGAGTATCAGGGGCAGCATGAAGAAGGGTGCGATAGTTGCGGACGTCGGTAGCGTAAAGGCGCAGATCGTGAAAAAGATCGGGCCGCTGATGCCCGAAGGCGTACACTTTGTCGGGGCCCATCCAATCGCGGGCAAGGAATGTTCAGGCATAAGCTGTGCCTCGGCGGACCTGTTTAAGAATGCAAGATGCATTATCACTCCCGGTCTCAAGACAAACAAAGCGGCGCTGAATAAAGTTGTCAGCCTCTGGAAAAATCTCGGCAGCAGGACGCTTTTCATGTCTCCTGAAGAACATGACCTTATCTTTGCCGCTGTAAGTCATCTGCCTCATGTGGCCGCGTACGGGCTGGTCAACAGCATAATGAAATTAGATGACAACATACTTCATCACGGGGGAAAGGGCCTGCGTGATATGACCAGGATAGCCTTAAGCCCCTCTGAACTCTGGCGTGACATCTGCGCTTATAATAAAAAGAATATTCTGAAGACACTCAAGAAGCTCTCGTCTTCCATCACACATATTACAGGGCTTATTGAGACATCTGACTGGACGGCCCTCGAGAAGGAATTTGAGAAGGCCAAAGAGGCGAGAGAGACGCTTGAGTCAGATTAG
- a CDS encoding (d)CMP kinase: MKDVITIDGPSGSGKGTISKLLANRLGYRYLDTGALYRAVAWKVREDKISLDDAKALKDLLEKIRIELDNSRTTVDGTDVTSEIRTAEVGELSSQVSAIPVVRAGLFSIQRNLCLQGKVVIEGRDTGTTIFPEAENKFFLDAGLNERARRRFEELKLKGPGITIEQTIEDIRKRDERDSTRESSPLTRTEDMVYIDSTSLSIDEVVEKIMESLKK, from the coding sequence ATGAAAGACGTAATCACTATAGACGGGCCTTCCGGCTCAGGCAAGGGAACGATATCAAAATTATTAGCCAATCGGCTCGGCTATAGATATCTTGACACCGGGGCATTGTACAGGGCGGTTGCGTGGAAGGTGAGAGAGGACAAGATCAGTCTCGATGATGCAAAGGCTCTCAAGGATTTATTGGAGAAAATACGGATCGAACTTGATAACAGCAGGACCACCGTTGACGGCACGGATGTCACCTCTGAGATCAGGACGGCAGAGGTCGGAGAGTTGAGCTCGCAGGTCTCGGCAATACCTGTTGTGCGGGCAGGCCTTTTTTCCATACAGAGGAACTTATGTCTTCAGGGTAAGGTAGTGATTGAGGGGAGGGACACAGGGACAACTATCTTCCCTGAGGCGGAAAATAAATTCTTCCTTGACGCGGGCCTCAATGAAAGAGCACGGAGAAGATTCGAGGAATTGAAATTAAAAGGCCCCGGAATTACAATCGAACAGACCATTGAAGATATCAGGAAGAGGGACGAGAGAGATTCAACAAGAGAGAGCTCTCCCCTGACAAGAACGGAAGATATGGTTTATATAGATTCGACCAGCCTGAGCATTGATGAGGTTGTAGAGAAAATAATGGAGAGTCTTAAGAAGTAA
- the aroA gene encoding 3-phosphoshikimate 1-carboxyvinyltransferase encodes MSQISIKYKSPLRGELTPPPDKSISHRAIIFSSLAEGKSIVRNFLYAEDPLSTIGAFRQMGIEIEDRRQKTEDRMQRAEGRGQREETEIIINGKGLSGLQAPKDEIDCGNSGTTMRLLCGVLAGQPFSATLKGDASLSRRPMKRVMGPITQMGAVFKSEDGHPPLTVTGGQLKPIHYKSPVASAQVKSAILLAGLYCNGVTSVSEPERSRDHTERMLRASGVDLKIDGLTVSVRGRAKLDPFELTVPADFSSAAFFIVAGIIVPQSEILITNVGINPTRVGLVEILKSMGANIRLENEREVSGEPVADISVTHSQLSGIEISGDMVPRSIDEFPILCVAAALARGKTKITGARELRVKESDRIAAMAAELRKMGVNVEELEDGLIIEGREKLKSANIQSYGDHRIAMSMAIAALMADGETTVSDTDCINTSFPGFVEILEKLQK; translated from the coding sequence TTGAGTCAGATTAGTATCAAATATAAAAGTCCTCTCCGGGGAGAGCTTACCCCGCCTCCCGACAAATCAATTTCTCACCGCGCGATAATATTTTCGTCTCTTGCAGAAGGCAAAAGCATTGTCAGGAATTTCCTTTACGCTGAAGACCCGCTGAGCACCATCGGCGCGTTCAGGCAAATGGGAATTGAAATAGAAGACAGAAGACAGAAGACAGAGGACAGAATGCAGAGGGCAGAGGGCAGAGGGCAGAGAGAAGAAACGGAAATAATAATCAATGGCAAGGGGCTTTCGGGTTTGCAGGCGCCGAAAGACGAAATCGACTGCGGGAATTCGGGGACGACCATGAGGCTCCTTTGCGGCGTTCTTGCGGGACAGCCTTTTTCAGCGACCCTTAAGGGTGATGCCTCTTTAAGCCGCAGGCCCATGAAAAGGGTGATGGGACCTATCACTCAGATGGGCGCGGTTTTTAAATCTGAAGACGGTCATCCGCCTTTAACTGTAACAGGCGGGCAGCTGAAACCAATACATTACAAATCCCCTGTTGCCAGCGCGCAGGTAAAATCAGCGATACTGCTGGCGGGGCTTTATTGCAACGGCGTTACTTCTGTGAGCGAGCCGGAGAGATCAAGAGACCACACGGAGCGGATGCTCAGGGCATCAGGCGTAGATTTGAAGATAGACGGTTTGACGGTTAGCGTGAGAGGCAGGGCAAAACTGGACCCTTTCGAGTTGACGGTCCCGGCAGATTTTTCATCAGCCGCGTTCTTCATTGTGGCGGGCATTATTGTTCCTCAGTCGGAGATATTGATAACAAATGTCGGCATCAATCCTACAAGAGTTGGTTTAGTTGAGATCCTGAAATCTATGGGCGCTAATATCAGGCTTGAGAATGAGCGGGAGGTTTCAGGCGAGCCTGTGGCTGATATTTCTGTAACTCACTCACAGCTTTCTGGAATTGAGATCAGCGGCGACATGGTCCCCAGATCCATTGACGAATTTCCCATTCTCTGTGTAGCAGCGGCATTGGCCCGGGGCAAAACAAAAATAACGGGCGCAAGGGAATTACGTGTCAAGGAGTCGGACAGGATCGCAGCTATGGCTGCGGAACTGCGGAAGATGGGAGTCAACGTTGAAGAGCTTGAGGACGGACTGATCATTGAGGGAAGAGAGAAACTTAAATCCGCAAACATTCAAAGTTACGGCGACCACAGGATAGCAATGTCCATGGCAATAGCCGCGCTTATGGCTGATGGAGAGACCACGGTCTCGGATACCGATTGCATCAACACATCCTTCCCGGGGTTTGTTGAGATATTAGAGAAGCTGCAGAAGTAA
- a CDS encoding winged helix-turn-helix transcriptional regulator — MLRKSKHPADVSPLDWADTLKALADESRLQIIRELLNQEATVQDLAKTLGIKIYNISRHLKILETSGLVEKRKDGVYRFYHITESLRSRLSTDNQVLDLGCCKFIFKGTTT, encoded by the coding sequence ATGCTGCGTAAGAGCAAACATCCTGCCGATGTTTCCCCATTAGATTGGGCCGATACTCTGAAAGCGCTCGCTGATGAAAGCCGTTTACAGATAATCCGCGAACTATTAAATCAGGAAGCTACTGTCCAGGATTTGGCAAAAACCCTGGGGATCAAAATATATAACATTTCGCGGCACCTGAAAATATTGGAGACAAGCGGCCTGGTCGAAAAAAGAAAAGATGGCGTTTACAGGTTCTATCATATAACAGAAAGCCTGCGTTCGCGTTTGTCGACCGACAACCAGGTGCTGGATTTGGGATGCTGCAAGTTTATATTTAAGGGCACAACCACATAA
- the pheA gene encoding prephenate dehydratase has product MSDLNELRKKIDEIDQRIVELLNKRAEVAIEIGKAKQDKHLSIHSPEREREILKRLTEKNPGPFPSNVLKLLYEEILSASLSLQEPLKVAYLGPSATFTHLAASRKFGSSAEYLPVSNIRSVFEAVSRGKARYGVVPIENSTEGVINYTLDMFVDSDLKIAFEIMLEIRHNLLSKTGKKSDVKKIYSHPPATAQCKVWLERNFPGVPVLEEMSTAAAAKRVSKDPSAAAVASELAASVYDLRFIEKGIEDYKNNFTRFLVIAKESLPRTGKDKTSVMLSIKDRAGALYSILRPFARHRISLSKIESRPSRRKAWEYIFFVDMEGHIEDKGVKKAIDEVKKECLFLKVLGSYPSAE; this is encoded by the coding sequence ATGTCTGACCTTAACGAACTGAGAAAAAAGATCGACGAGATCGACCAGCGCATCGTTGAACTGCTGAACAAAAGGGCGGAGGTTGCTATTGAGATCGGCAAGGCGAAGCAGGACAAACACCTGAGCATACATTCGCCTGAGAGAGAAAGGGAGATCCTCAAGAGACTCACGGAGAAAAATCCCGGGCCGTTCCCCTCCAATGTCCTCAAGCTGCTCTATGAGGAAATCCTGTCCGCATCACTTTCATTGCAGGAGCCGTTGAAGGTCGCTTATCTCGGTCCTTCAGCGACTTTCACTCACCTTGCGGCAAGCAGGAAGTTCGGCTCCTCTGCGGAGTATCTGCCAGTAAGCAATATAAGGTCGGTTTTCGAGGCCGTCTCAAGAGGCAAGGCCCGTTACGGCGTGGTGCCCATCGAGAACTCGACGGAGGGCGTGATCAATTACACGCTCGACATGTTCGTGGATTCCGATCTGAAAATTGCCTTTGAGATAATGCTTGAGATAAGACATAATCTCCTGTCAAAGACCGGGAAGAAATCGGACGTAAAGAAAATTTACTCTCATCCCCCGGCAACGGCCCAGTGCAAGGTATGGCTTGAAAGGAATTTCCCGGGTGTTCCGGTCCTGGAAGAAATGAGCACTGCCGCTGCGGCCAAACGCGTCAGCAAAGACCCCTCAGCAGCAGCTGTCGCAAGCGAGCTCGCGGCCTCGGTCTACGATCTCCGGTTTATTGAAAAGGGCATTGAGGATTATAAAAATAATTTCACCCGCTTTCTTGTTATCGCAAAAGAGTCTTTGCCAAGAACGGGCAAAGACAAGACATCTGTCATGCTGTCCATAAAAGACAGGGCAGGCGCGCTTTATTCAATACTGAGGCCTTTTGCAAGACACAGGATCAGCCTTTCAAAGATTGAATCAAGGCCCTCACGGAGAAAGGCGTGGGAATATATTTTCTTCGTTGACATGGAAGGGCATATAGAAGATAAAGGAGTAAAAAAAGCAATTGATGAAGTAAAGAAGGAATGCCTCTTTCTGAAAGTGTTAGGCTCCTACCCGTCTGCGGAATAG
- a CDS encoding tetratricopeptide repeat protein — MQDKAIEEFARAAQANPHDAYAYYQLGLIYKERKDFDKAEDVYSTLLNIFPRHPYANYDLGYIYREKHQYDKAVAQYEKALEIDPGNTFALYDIAYIYKETAQYEKALSQYKKVLEVDPSHRYSLWDTGVVYDKMGMKDRAEEQLRHYHEMTDCSFRRFWNCFNKE; from the coding sequence TTGCAGGACAAGGCCATTGAAGAATTTGCAAGGGCCGCGCAAGCAAACCCGCATGACGCGTATGCTTATTACCAGCTTGGCCTGATATACAAAGAGCGGAAGGATTTTGACAAGGCTGAGGACGTATATAGTACGCTTCTGAATATTTTCCCGCGCCATCCGTATGCAAATTATGACTTAGGATATATCTACAGGGAAAAACACCAATATGACAAAGCTGTTGCTCAATATGAAAAGGCTTTGGAGATCGATCCCGGGAATACTTTTGCGCTCTATGATATAGCATATATCTATAAGGAAACCGCTCAATACGAGAAAGCGCTGTCACAATACAAAAAAGTCCTTGAGGTCGATCCCTCTCACCGTTATTCCTTATGGGACACCGGCGTGGTTTATGACAAAATGGGAATGAAGGACAGGGCCGAAGAGCAGCTCAGGCATTATCATGAAATGACAGACTGCAGTTTCAGGAGATTCTGGAACTGCTTTAACAAAGAGTGA
- a CDS encoding glycosyltransferase, protein MLLYLFLAVYFFVLITVFIYASHRYYMVYLYYKHQKNKPALKEKLERLPRVTVQLPIFNEMYVTRRLITASCDIDYPLELLEIQVLDDSTDETAAVAQECVAEFRKKGYDINYIHRENREGFKGGALANGLKSAKGEFIAVFDADFVPEKDVLQKTIHYFADSSVGMVQTRWTHLNRDYSFLTKVQAIMLDGHFVIEHSARNWSGRFFNFNGTAGVWRKEAIETAGGWQNDTITEDLDLSYRSQLRGWKFVFLKDEIAPSEIPVDINAFKTQQNRWAKGSIQTAKKLLMQIFRSSLPLKVKVEAFFHLTNNISYLLMLLLSVLMYPSMIARINIGWFQMLVTDAPFLLVATTGISFFYMCSQREIHKNWKSRLIYMPMLMSLGIGLSVSNSKGVLEALFNRKTEFKRTPKYSIEKKRDKWFGKKYRGEMNFLVIIELLLGIYFTFNIYFAYVNKIYVSIPFLMIFQMGYFYVAFLSLYQVILGVITSNRFARHFISKRNTEDVIAA, encoded by the coding sequence ATGTTACTTTACTTGTTCTTGGCAGTATATTTCTTTGTCCTTATAACGGTCTTTATTTATGCTTCGCACCGTTATTACATGGTATACCTTTACTACAAACATCAAAAAAACAAACCCGCGCTTAAGGAGAAACTGGAGCGCCTGCCCCGCGTCACAGTCCAGCTTCCCATCTTCAATGAAATGTATGTTACCAGACGCTTGATCACTGCGTCCTGCGATATAGATTATCCCCTGGAGCTTCTTGAGATACAGGTGCTCGATGATTCGACTGATGAGACAGCAGCGGTGGCCCAGGAATGCGTGGCTGAATTCAGAAAAAAAGGATACGACATCAATTACATCCACCGCGAAAACAGGGAAGGGTTTAAAGGCGGCGCGCTGGCAAACGGTCTGAAGTCCGCTAAAGGCGAATTCATTGCGGTTTTTGATGCCGACTTTGTCCCGGAAAAAGACGTCCTGCAAAAAACAATTCATTACTTCGCCGACAGCTCTGTCGGGATGGTGCAGACGAGATGGACCCACCTTAACAGGGATTACTCATTTCTTACCAAAGTACAGGCCATAATGCTTGACGGCCACTTTGTAATTGAGCATTCTGCAAGAAACTGGTCGGGCCGCTTTTTCAACTTTAACGGCACGGCAGGCGTGTGGAGGAAAGAAGCGATCGAAACCGCAGGCGGCTGGCAGAATGATACGATCACCGAAGACCTTGACCTGAGTTACAGATCACAACTGCGCGGGTGGAAGTTTGTTTTCCTGAAGGATGAAATAGCCCCTTCGGAAATTCCGGTCGATATTAACGCGTTTAAGACGCAGCAGAACAGATGGGCCAAGGGTTCTATTCAAACCGCGAAAAAATTACTCATGCAGATCTTCAGAAGCAGCCTGCCCTTAAAGGTGAAGGTTGAAGCCTTCTTTCACCTCACAAACAATATATCCTATCTTCTTATGCTGCTGCTTTCGGTTTTGATGTACCCTTCCATGATCGCAAGGATCAACATCGGATGGTTTCAGATGCTCGTGACGGACGCGCCGTTTCTCCTGGTTGCGACTACCGGCATATCATTTTTCTATATGTGCTCGCAAAGAGAAATTCATAAGAACTGGAAATCAAGATTAATATATATGCCGATGCTTATGTCGCTGGGCATAGGCCTGTCAGTAAGTAATTCAAAAGGCGTCCTGGAGGCGCTTTTCAACAGGAAAACCGAGTTCAAACGGACGCCGAAATACAGCATTGAAAAAAAGAGGGACAAATGGTTCGGCAAAAAATACAGGGGGGAAATGAACTTCCTTGTAATCATCGAACTGCTTCTTGGAATATACTTTACGTTCAATATTTATTTCGCTTATGTAAACAAAATATATGTGTCGATTCCCTTTCTCATGATTTTCCAGATGGGGTATTTTTATGTTGCATTTTTATCGCTTTATCAAGTAATATTAGGCGTCATAACTTCCAATCGTTTTGCACGCCATTTTATTTCAAAGCGAAACACGGAAGACGTAATTGCTGCTTAA